One Manihot esculenta cultivar AM560-2 chromosome 6, M.esculenta_v8, whole genome shotgun sequence DNA segment encodes these proteins:
- the LOC110617668 gene encoding ethylene-responsive transcription factor ERF119: MPGFRPEPLNHSKPWKKVSSGESRMESKMRKIRVIYNDPYATDSDSSDDESERTVRRSFKSKRFVREINLPSIVFPQSKALEPESSCQDSNNSGKTPNKKRRILGKSLTPTTAATATTETKASLKKPVGVRQRKWGKWAAEIRNPVTKARTWLGTYNTLEEAAQAYEAKKREYEAMTIAASEKSQNISSSATASQTQNINTSNKNDPASVTSDDTESGLSHTSPSSVLDLDTSVVSKLNGDSSDLIKEEGFDTDFVDLEIPDLGFIDEPLGSCQVDGDLNLGLDFGDLIDDFVQLNDDYCGIQNLEICGLDSDGPSELPDYDFEFGNEEFAYLDDHHHQQHQLPINIACL, encoded by the coding sequence ATGCCGGGGTTTAGACCAGAACCTTTGAACCATAGTAAACCCTGGAAAAAAGTCTCGTCTGGAGAATCGAGAATGGAGTCCAAAATGAGAAAGATTCGTGTCATTTATAATGATCCTTATGCGACTGATTCTGATTCAAGTGATGATGAATCAGAGAGAACTGTAAGAAGATCGTTTAAATCAAAACGATTTGTGCGCGAGATCAATCTTCCTTCCATTGTTTTTCCTCAGTCAAAAGCCCTTGAACCTGAGAGTTCCTGTCAAGATAGTAACAACAGTGGCAAAACCCCCAACAAGAAGAGAAGGATTTTGGGTAAATCTCTTACTCCTACAACTGCAGCAACAGCAACTACTGAAACAAAAGCCTCATTGAAGAAACCTGTAGGTGTTAGGCAAAGGAAGTGGGGGAAGTGGGCAGCAGAAATTAGAAATCCAGTGACCAAAGCCAGGACTTGGTTGGGTACTTACAATACTCTTGAAGAGGCTGCCCAGGCCTATGAGGCTAAGAAGCGAGAATATGAGGCTATGACTATTGCAGCCTCTGAGAAGAGCCAAAATATATCTTCATCTGCAACAGCTTCTCAAACGCAAAATATCAACACCAGCAACAAAAACGATCCTGCTTCTGTTACCTCAGATGACACTGAAAGTGGTCTATCGCATACTTCTCCGTCTTCAGTTCTAGACTTGGACACTTCTGTTGTATCAAAACTTAATGGTGATTCTAGTGATTTGATCAAAGAAGAAGGTTTTGATACAGATTTTGTTGATCTTGAGATACCCGATTTGGGTTTTATTGACGAGCCGCTGGGTTCTTGCCAAGTTGATGGAGATCTTAACTTGGGATTGGATTTTGGTGACCtcattgatgattttgtgcaacttaatgatgattattgtggCATTCAAAATCTTGAAATTTGCGGGTTAGACAGTGATGGACCAAGCGAGCTCCCGGATTATGATTTTGAGTTTGGCAATGAGGAATTTGCATATTTGGATGATCATCATCATCAACAGCACCAACTACCTATCAATATTGCATGCCTATAA